The following are encoded together in the Piscinibacter lacus genome:
- a CDS encoding formate dehydrogenase subunit alpha, with amino-acid sequence MLLTRRSSSVDATAMPSMLASLQRGVARALPTVDRRGFLRRSGLGLGAGLALPQLTMIRKAEAADGAKAAAADGARKIEVKRTVCGHCSVGCAVDAVVENGVWVRQEPVFDSPINLGAHCAKGAALREHGHGEFRLKYPMKLVDGKYQRISWDQAYEEISERLLAIKKESGPDALFVVGSSKHNNEQAYLLRKWISFWGSNNTDHQARICHSTTVAGVANTWGYGAMTNSYNDMQNAKAAIYIGSNAAEAHPVSMLHMLHAKEKGCKMIVVDPRFTRTAAKADEYVRIRSGSDIPFLFGVMWHIFKNGWEDQKYLADRVYGMEKVREEVLANWTPDKVQEACGVDEATTFKVAKILAENRPGTIVWCMGQTQHTIGNAIVRASCLLQLALGNVGVSGGGTNIFRGHDNVQGATDVGPNPDSLPGYYGLAEGSWKHYAKVWGVDFDWIKAQYAPGMMSKSGMTVSRWVDGVLEKNELIDQDSNLRALFFWGHAPNSQTRGLEMKRAMDKLDLLVVVDPFPSATAAMAAMPGKPEDQNPKRAVYLLPTTTQFETSGSCTASNRSIQWREKVIDPLWESRTDHMIMSQLADKLGFGKELVKNYTMVQGKGGMEPETESILREINRAVWTIGYTGQSPERLKAHMRNMHVFDVNTLRAKGGIDQATGYKLDGDYFGLPWPCYGTAELKHPGSPNLYDTSRHVMEGGGNFRANFGVEKDGVSLLAADGSHSKGADLTTGYPEFDHVLLKKLGWWDELTEDEKKAAEGKNWKTDLSGGIQRVVMQNHGCHPFGNAKARAVVWNFPDPIPKHREPLYSNRPDLVAKYPTHDDKKAFWRLPTLFKTVQDANLDIGKQFPLIMTSGRLVEYEGGGEETRSNPYLAELQQDMFVELNPRAANDRGIRNGDMVWVKTPPMQQVPGFPGIKVKALVTERVDAETVFLPFHFSGRWGGVDLAPYYPQGAMPVVRGEAINTATTYGYDSVTMMQETKTTLCQIEKASA; translated from the coding sequence TTGCGCGGTGGATGCCGTGGTCGAGAACGGCGTCTGGGTCCGGCAGGAGCCGGTCTTCGATTCGCCGATCAACCTCGGCGCGCACTGCGCCAAGGGTGCGGCCCTGCGCGAGCATGGCCATGGCGAGTTCCGCCTGAAGTACCCGATGAAGCTGGTCGACGGCAAGTACCAGCGCATCAGTTGGGACCAGGCCTACGAGGAGATCAGCGAGCGCCTGCTGGCCATCAAGAAGGAGAGCGGCCCGGACGCGCTCTTCGTCGTCGGCTCCAGCAAGCACAACAACGAGCAGGCCTATCTGCTGCGCAAGTGGATCAGCTTCTGGGGCAGCAACAACACCGACCACCAGGCGCGCATCTGCCACTCCACCACGGTCGCGGGTGTCGCCAACACCTGGGGCTACGGGGCGATGACCAACTCCTACAACGACATGCAGAACGCCAAGGCGGCGATCTACATCGGCAGCAATGCGGCGGAGGCGCACCCCGTCTCGATGCTGCACATGCTGCATGCCAAGGAGAAGGGCTGCAAGATGATCGTCGTCGACCCGCGCTTCACGCGGACGGCGGCCAAGGCCGATGAGTACGTGCGGATCCGCTCGGGGTCCGACATCCCCTTCCTCTTCGGCGTGATGTGGCACATCTTCAAGAACGGCTGGGAGGACCAGAAGTACCTCGCCGACCGTGTCTACGGCATGGAGAAGGTGCGCGAGGAAGTGCTCGCCAATTGGACGCCGGACAAGGTGCAGGAAGCCTGCGGCGTCGATGAGGCCACCACTTTCAAGGTGGCCAAGATCCTGGCCGAGAACCGGCCCGGCACCATCGTGTGGTGCATGGGCCAGACGCAGCACACCATTGGCAATGCCATCGTGCGCGCCTCCTGCCTGCTTCAGCTTGCGCTGGGCAATGTGGGCGTGAGCGGGGGCGGCACCAACATCTTCCGCGGCCACGACAACGTGCAGGGCGCGACCGACGTTGGTCCCAACCCCGACAGCCTGCCCGGCTACTACGGCCTGGCCGAGGGCTCGTGGAAGCACTACGCCAAGGTCTGGGGCGTGGACTTCGACTGGATCAAGGCCCAGTACGCGCCGGGCATGATGAGCAAGTCCGGCATGACGGTCTCGCGCTGGGTCGACGGCGTGCTGGAGAAGAACGAGCTGATCGACCAGGACAGCAATCTGCGCGCGCTGTTCTTCTGGGGCCATGCGCCCAACTCGCAGACCCGCGGCCTGGAGATGAAGCGGGCCATGGACAAGCTGGACCTGCTGGTCGTCGTCGACCCCTTCCCCAGCGCCACCGCCGCGATGGCGGCCATGCCCGGCAAGCCCGAGGACCAGAACCCCAAGCGCGCCGTCTACCTGCTGCCGACCACCACGCAGTTCGAGACCAGCGGCTCCTGCACCGCGTCGAACCGCTCGATCCAGTGGCGCGAGAAGGTCATCGACCCGCTGTGGGAGAGCCGCACCGACCACATGATCATGAGCCAGCTTGCCGACAAGCTCGGCTTCGGCAAGGAGCTGGTCAAGAACTACACCATGGTGCAGGGCAAGGGCGGCATGGAGCCCGAGACCGAATCGATCCTGCGCGAGATCAACCGCGCCGTCTGGACCATCGGCTACACCGGCCAGAGCCCCGAGCGCCTGAAGGCCCACATGCGCAACATGCATGTCTTCGACGTGAACACGTTGCGGGCCAAGGGCGGCATCGACCAGGCCACTGGTTACAAGCTCGACGGTGACTACTTCGGCCTGCCCTGGCCCTGCTACGGCACGGCCGAGCTCAAGCATCCGGGCTCGCCCAATCTCTACGACACCTCCCGGCATGTGATGGAAGGCGGCGGCAATTTCCGCGCGAACTTCGGCGTCGAGAAGGATGGCGTGTCCTTGCTCGCAGCCGACGGCTCGCACAGCAAGGGCGCCGACCTGACCACCGGCTACCCCGAGTTCGATCACGTCCTGCTCAAGAAGCTGGGCTGGTGGGACGAACTGACCGAGGACGAGAAGAAGGCCGCCGAGGGCAAGAACTGGAAGACCGACCTGTCCGGCGGCATCCAGCGCGTCGTGATGCAGAACCACGGCTGCCATCCCTTCGGCAATGCCAAGGCGCGGGCGGTGGTCTGGAACTTCCCCGACCCCATCCCCAAGCACCGCGAGCCGCTCTACAGCAACCGGCCGGACCTCGTCGCCAAGTACCCGACGCATGACGACAAGAAGGCCTTCTGGCGCCTGCCGACGCTCTTCAAGACCGTGCAGGACGCCAACCTCGACATCGGCAAGCAGTTCCCGCTGATCATGACCAGCGGCCGGCTCGTCGAGTACGAAGGCGGTGGCGAGGAGACCCGCTCCAACCCCTACCTGGCCGAGCTTCAGCAGGACATGTTCGTCGAGCTCAACCCGCGTGCCGCCAACGACCGCGGCATCCGCAACGGCGACATGGTCTGGGTCAAGACGCCGCCCATGCAGCAGGTGCCGGGCTTCCCCGGCATCAAGGTCAAGGCGCTGGTGACCGAGCGGGTCGATGCCGAGACGGTCTTCCTGCCCTTCCACTTTTCCGGTCGTTGGGGGGGCGTCGACCTGGCGCCCTATTACCCGCAGGGCGCCATGCCCGTGGTCCGCGGCGAGGCGATCAACACCGCCACGACCTACGGCTACGACAGCGTGACGATGATGCAGGAGACCAAGACCACCCTTTGCCAGATCGAAAAGGCCTCGGCCTAA